A genomic stretch from Bradyrhizobium sp. 195 includes:
- a CDS encoding DUF1522 domain-containing protein, translated as MSGIVLSSSVRQNLLSLQSTADLLATTQSRLSTGKSVNSALDNPTNFFTAQSLDNRASDINNLLDGIANGVQVLQAANTGITSLQKLIDSAKSIANQALQTTVGYSTKSNVSTTISGATAADLRGTTSFASATASSNVVYNGAAGGTTAATGTTTLGATIGTFTGTAGTAGDGTAALTGAITLIATNGTTATGLAGNAQPADGDTLTVNGKTITFRSGSAPASTGVASGSGVSGNLVTDGSGNTTVYLGTAGTPAATVNDLLTAVDLASGVKTASITAGAATIATSFNQTASSVGAGAVTLKSSTGADLSVTGKADLLKSLGLTTSVGGGNATVSVNRTTSAGSLGATIADGSTLNVDGHVITFKNAPIPGSTGAPSVPSGFGASGNVLTDGAGNSTVYLQGGTVNDVLKAIDLATGVQTATVNANGTATLATATGQTNSSINASGQLKLSTGVNADLSITGTGNALNALGFAGNTGTSTAFTAARTSGVGGITGKTLTFSSFNGGTAVTATFGDGTNGTVKTLDQLNTKLQANNLTATIDANGLLTVSTTNDYASSTIGSSAAGGSIGGTLTSALTFSTASSPVQDTVAQTSRANLVNQYNNILNQIDSTAQDSSFNGVNLLNGDQLKLVFDETAKSSLSITGVTYNSKGLGLAALTSGVDFIDNAATNKVLTNLNSASSTLRSEASALGSNLTIVQVRQDFNKNLINVLQTGSSNLTLADTNVEAANSQALSTRQSIAVSALSLANQSQQSVLQLLR; from the coding sequence ATGTCCGGTATCGTCCTCTCTTCGTCGGTTCGTCAGAACCTGCTCTCTCTCCAGTCCACCGCTGATCTTCTCGCCACCACACAAAGCCGTCTGTCGACCGGCAAGAGCGTCAACTCGGCCCTGGACAATCCCACCAACTTCTTCACCGCACAGTCGCTCGACAACCGCGCCAGCGACATCAACAATCTGCTCGACGGCATCGCCAACGGCGTGCAGGTGCTGCAGGCCGCCAACACCGGCATCACCTCGCTGCAGAAGCTGATCGACAGCGCCAAGTCGATCGCCAACCAGGCGCTGCAGACCACCGTCGGCTACTCCACCAAGTCGAACGTCTCCACCACCATCTCGGGTGCGACGGCGGCCGACCTGCGCGGCACGACCAGCTTCGCCAGCGCGACCGCGAGCAGCAACGTCGTGTATAACGGCGCTGCCGGCGGCACCACCGCGGCGACCGGCACGACGACGCTCGGCGCCACCATCGGCACCTTCACGGGCACTGCGGGAACGGCCGGCGACGGCACCGCGGCCCTGACCGGCGCCATCACCCTGATCGCCACCAACGGCACGACCGCAACAGGCCTGGCCGGCAACGCCCAGCCCGCCGACGGCGACACGCTGACCGTGAACGGCAAGACCATCACCTTCCGCTCGGGTTCTGCTCCGGCGTCAACTGGGGTTGCGTCCGGCTCTGGCGTCAGCGGCAACCTCGTCACCGACGGCAGCGGCAACACCACGGTCTATCTCGGGACCGCGGGCACCCCGGCTGCGACCGTCAACGATCTGTTGACCGCGGTCGATCTGGCCAGCGGCGTCAAGACGGCCTCCATCACTGCCGGCGCTGCGACCATCGCCACCAGCTTCAACCAGACCGCTTCGAGCGTTGGTGCGGGCGCCGTCACGCTGAAGAGCTCGACGGGTGCGGATCTGAGCGTCACCGGCAAGGCCGACCTGCTCAAGTCTCTCGGCTTGACCACGTCTGTGGGCGGCGGCAACGCTACCGTGAGCGTCAACCGGACCACGAGCGCGGGCTCGCTCGGTGCGACGATCGCGGACGGCTCGACGCTGAACGTCGACGGTCACGTCATCACCTTCAAGAACGCGCCGATCCCGGGTTCGACCGGTGCGCCGAGCGTTCCGAGCGGCTTCGGTGCGAGCGGCAACGTTCTCACGGATGGCGCCGGCAACTCGACGGTCTATCTGCAGGGCGGTACGGTCAATGACGTGCTGAAGGCGATCGACCTTGCCACCGGCGTGCAGACCGCGACGGTCAATGCCAACGGCACCGCGACGCTTGCGACCGCCACCGGCCAGACCAACTCGTCGATCAACGCCTCGGGTCAGCTCAAGCTCTCGACCGGCGTCAACGCCGATCTGTCGATCACCGGCACCGGCAACGCGCTGAATGCGCTCGGCTTCGCCGGCAACACCGGCACTTCGACCGCCTTCACCGCGGCGCGCACTTCGGGCGTCGGCGGCATCACCGGCAAGACCTTGACCTTCTCCTCCTTCAACGGCGGCACGGCGGTCACCGCCACCTTCGGTGACGGCACCAACGGCACGGTCAAGACGCTCGATCAGCTCAACACCAAGCTTCAGGCCAACAACCTGACGGCGACGATCGACGCCAACGGCCTGCTGACGGTCTCGACCACCAACGACTACGCGTCCTCGACCATCGGTTCGAGCGCCGCAGGTGGTTCGATCGGCGGTACGCTGACTTCGGCGCTGACCTTCTCGACGGCTTCCAGCCCCGTCCAGGATACGGTTGCGCAGACCTCGCGTGCCAATCTCGTCAACCAGTACAACAACATCCTGAACCAGATCGACTCGACGGCGCAGGACTCCTCGTTCAACGGTGTCAACCTCTTGAACGGCGACCAGCTCAAGCTGGTGTTCGACGAGACTGCCAAGTCGAGCCTGAGCATCACGGGCGTGACCTACAACTCCAAGGGTCTGGGCCTCGCTGCGCTGACCAGCGGTGTCGACTTCATCGATAACGCTGCCACCAACAAGGTGCTCACGAACCTGAACTCCGCCTCGAGCACGCTGCGTTCGGAAGCTTCGGCTCTGGGTTCGAACCTGACGATCGTGCAGGTTCGTCAGGACTTCAACAAGAACCTGATCAACGTGCTGCAGACCGGTTCGTCCAACCTGACCCTGGCCGACACCAACGTCGAAGCCGCCAACAGCCAGGCGCTGTCGACCCGGCAGTCGATCGCGGTCTCCGCGCTGTCGCTGGCCAACCAGTCGCAGCAGAGCGTGCTCCAGCTGCTCCGCTAA